In one window of Thiobacillus sp. DNA:
- the rsxC gene encoding electron transport complex subunit RsxC has translation MQLFRRKTFAHGVHPEGNKSTAGTPIRRLPFAPRMTLPISQHIGKPAVPTVQVGQEVVRGQLIARADGFMSVPLHAPADGVVEAIEPRPTAQGNWVDSIVIRVYEGSVQELAWGEPRDMDGLPPEEIVQAVWDAGLVGLGGAAFPSHVKLSPPREHAIHTLVVNGCECEPYLTCDHRMMLELTDDLLTGIGYAMRAVGASRAVIGVEDNKLDAVGAIRRKLPADGSISVVAVPTKYPQGAEKMLIHSVMGLDVPPGRRASEFGVVVNNVGTLAMMGRLLPQGHGLTERVVTVTGPGIARPGDYWVPIGTPMRHVLAWAGAPDVTEREIILGGPMMGQAVASLDVPVTKGVSGILVFDGRHVQAEENRTAKPCIKCGECLKACPMGLNPSMLGMLAGKADYETMGAEYHLGDCFECGCCTFVCPSSIPLVQQFRVAKGILREKAAS, from the coding sequence ATGCAACTGTTCAGGCGCAAGACTTTCGCCCACGGGGTCCACCCCGAGGGCAACAAGAGCACTGCCGGCACGCCGATTCGTCGGTTGCCTTTTGCGCCGCGCATGACCCTCCCCATCTCGCAGCACATAGGGAAGCCGGCAGTGCCCACCGTCCAGGTGGGCCAGGAGGTCGTACGCGGTCAACTTATCGCCAGGGCGGACGGGTTCATGTCCGTGCCCCTGCACGCTCCGGCGGACGGCGTGGTGGAGGCCATCGAGCCCCGTCCCACCGCCCAGGGCAACTGGGTGGACAGCATTGTCATACGCGTATACGAGGGCTCCGTCCAGGAGCTGGCCTGGGGCGAGCCCCGGGACATGGATGGCCTGCCCCCGGAAGAGATCGTCCAGGCCGTATGGGACGCGGGCCTGGTGGGCCTGGGAGGCGCGGCCTTCCCCAGCCACGTGAAGCTTAGCCCGCCCAGAGAGCATGCCATCCACACCCTGGTGGTGAACGGATGCGAGTGCGAGCCTTACCTCACCTGCGACCACCGCATGATGCTGGAACTCACCGACGACCTGCTCACGGGCATCGGCTACGCCATGCGGGCCGTGGGGGCCTCCAGGGCGGTGATCGGCGTGGAGGACAACAAGCTGGACGCGGTGGGTGCCATCCGCCGCAAGCTGCCGGCCGATGGTTCCATCTCCGTGGTGGCCGTGCCTACCAAGTACCCCCAGGGCGCGGAGAAGATGCTCATCCACTCCGTGATGGGCCTGGACGTGCCCCCCGGCAGGCGGGCTTCCGAGTTCGGCGTGGTGGTGAACAACGTGGGCACACTGGCCATGATGGGCCGACTGCTGCCCCAGGGCCATGGCCTCACCGAGCGGGTGGTGACCGTCACCGGCCCTGGCATCGCCCGGCCCGGAGACTACTGGGTGCCCATCGGCACGCCCATGCGCCATGTGCTGGCCTGGGCCGGTGCCCCGGACGTGACCGAGCGGGAGATCATTTTGGGCGGGCCCATGATGGGCCAGGCCGTGGCCTCCCTGGACGTGCCCGTGACCAAAGGGGTGTCCGGCATCCTGGTCTTCGACGGCCGCCACGTGCAGGCGGAGGAGAACCGCACTGCCAAGCCCTGCATCAAGTGTGGCGAGTGCCTTAAAGCCTGCCCCATGGGCCTGAACCCATCCATGCTGGGCATGCTGGCCGGCAAGGCGGACTACGAGACCATGGGCGCCGAGTATCACCTGGGCGACTGCTTCGAATGCGGTTGCTGCACCTTCGTCTGTCCTTCCAGCATTCCCCTGGTGCAGCAGTTCCGCGTGGCCAAGGGCATCCTGCGCGAGAAAGCCGCTTCCTGA
- a CDS encoding RnfABCDGE type electron transport complex subunit D: MSSPLTELRTAPHVKRDVSVERIMLNVVLALLPILAFSFWQYGLSVLALTLVVTGTCLATERFFNWMSGTASTLSDWSATITGLLLALVLPPSFPLWMASVAGFTAIALGKALFGGMGYNVFNPALVGRAFVQAAFPVSITTFVPAYLPGRFTGFIPTTFTMPLMTPPDISGWVKTRMLDGMSQATPLAKWKFDNQLTAPLDFLNGAATASVGETSALLILVCGLYLAARRFMDWRIPVAVLGSAALVAWLFQAIDPTRYPEPLFVMLSGGLMLGAVFMATDMVTSPVTPLGVWIYGAVIGVVTVMIRYFGGLTEGVMYAILLGNALAPLIDQWTQPRVFGAHRFGGAGEKRP; encoded by the coding sequence ATGAGCAGCCCCCTCACCGAACTGCGCACCGCGCCCCATGTGAAGCGCGACGTCAGCGTCGAGCGGATCATGCTCAACGTGGTGCTGGCCCTGCTGCCCATCCTGGCCTTTTCCTTCTGGCAGTACGGCCTGTCCGTGCTGGCCCTGACCCTCGTCGTCACCGGCACCTGCCTGGCCACGGAGCGCTTCTTCAACTGGATGTCAGGCACCGCCAGTACCCTTTCGGACTGGAGCGCCACCATCACCGGACTGCTGCTGGCCCTGGTGCTGCCACCCAGTTTCCCGTTGTGGATGGCCAGCGTGGCGGGTTTTACAGCCATCGCCCTGGGCAAGGCCCTGTTCGGCGGCATGGGTTACAACGTTTTCAATCCCGCCCTGGTGGGCCGGGCCTTCGTCCAGGCCGCCTTCCCCGTTTCCATCACCACCTTCGTGCCGGCCTACCTGCCCGGGCGGTTCACCGGCTTCATTCCCACCACGTTCACGATGCCGCTGATGACGCCGCCGGATATCTCCGGCTGGGTGAAGACCCGGATGCTGGACGGCATGTCCCAGGCCACGCCCCTGGCCAAATGGAAGTTCGACAACCAGCTCACTGCGCCACTGGATTTCCTCAATGGCGCCGCCACCGCCTCGGTGGGGGAAACCTCGGCCCTCCTCATCCTGGTGTGCGGCCTCTACCTGGCGGCCCGGCGCTTCATGGACTGGCGCATCCCCGTGGCCGTGCTGGGCTCCGCTGCCCTGGTTGCCTGGCTGTTCCAGGCCATCGACCCGACCCGCTATCCGGAGCCCCTTTTCGTCATGCTCTCCGGCGGCCTCATGCTGGGGGCCGTGTTCATGGCCACGGACATGGTCACCTCGCCGGTGACGCCCCTGGGCGTATGGATCTACGGCGCCGTCATTGGCGTGGTGACGGTGATGATCCGCTATTTCGGCGGCCTCACCGAGGGGGTCATGTACGCCATTCTCCTGGGCAACGCCCTGGCACCCCTCATCGACCAGTGGACCCAGCCCCGCGTGTTCGGCGCCCATCGCTTC